In the Thermovirga sp. genome, one interval contains:
- a CDS encoding UDP-3-O-acyl-N-acetylglucosamine deacetylase — translation MTEAFGLKGEASFKGVGIHTGVSSEVLVAPSEKRGLFFAFPGGIFPVQSAVADGTARGTTLVFPDGSRVMTVEHLLAALAGLGVWSALLSPLGPEIPALDGSARPFVEALAPLREPGWDVAPIAVAREIAFGDSRGGFMGVIPSDRFEITCSIRYDSPAIGAQVYEGVVTRDVFAGGIAPARTFVLDSEIAGIRDRGLGRGGTADNVLVIGDGDPHPTSTYRVPEEPVRHKVLDLVGDLATLGRPLKGRVIAHRAGHRMHLDLVRRIRRGLLLF, via the coding sequence ATGACGGAGGCCTTCGGGCTCAAGGGTGAAGCCTCCTTCAAGGGAGTGGGGATCCACACCGGGGTGTCCTCGGAGGTCCTGGTGGCCCCCTCCGAGAAAAGGGGGCTGTTCTTCGCCTTCCCCGGCGGAATTTTTCCGGTCCAGTCCGCGGTGGCGGACGGAACCGCAAGGGGTACCACGCTGGTCTTCCCCGACGGCTCCAGGGTTATGACGGTGGAACACCTCCTCGCGGCTCTCGCGGGCCTCGGGGTCTGGAGCGCCCTGTTGTCCCCGTTGGGGCCTGAAATCCCCGCCCTGGACGGGAGCGCCCGTCCCTTCGTCGAAGCCCTCGCTCCCCTCCGGGAACCCGGGTGGGATGTCGCCCCCATCGCCGTGGCCAGGGAGATCGCCTTTGGCGATTCCCGGGGGGGGTTCATGGGCGTGATCCCTTCCGACCGTTTTGAAATAACCTGCTCCATAAGGTACGATTCTCCAGCCATTGGAGCCCAGGTCTACGAAGGGGTCGTCACCAGGGATGTCTTCGCCGGGGGCATCGCCCCTGCCAGGACCTTCGTCCTGGATTCGGAGATCGCGGGGATCAGGGACCGTGGGCTCGGCCGAGGCGGCACGGCGGACAATGTCCTCGTGATAGGCGACGGTGATCCTCACCCAACATCGACATACCGGGTGCCCGAGGAGCCGGTCCGCCACAAAGTGCTGGACCTCGTCGGGGACCTGGCCACCCTCGGGAGACCGCTCAAGGGACGGGTTATCGCCCACAGGGCGGGCCACCGGATGCACCTCGATCTGGTCCGCCGCATCCGCAGGGGCCTGCTTTTATTCTGA